A window from Azoarcus sp. DD4 encodes these proteins:
- a CDS encoding LysR family transcriptional regulator, translating into MQKRSDNPGCEKRGLQWDDIRYFLELARTGSLSGAARRLGVEHSTVARRVEALERSLGIRLFDRLPKAWSLTPEGETLVTQAGRLDNEALAFSRAALGVSSLQGTVRVSAPPVLAGHFLAPRLATTRARWQNIDLELIGESRDANLARGEADLAIRMSRPTAPGLAARCIGEMGYGLYAAHGYTRRPREAWEFLGYDDSLVQVPQQRWLAQLAGDRRFVFRSNDLAALLNATRVGLGIAVLPHFLAANDDAVSLVSDPVCPTLRQIWLVMHPDVKRSPRVRLLADLLIDLVSEAQALLSGAAADRSTGAVPSGN; encoded by the coding sequence GTGCAAAAACGCTCAGACAATCCTGGCTGCGAAAAACGCGGCCTGCAATGGGACGACATTCGCTATTTTCTTGAACTGGCGCGCACTGGCAGCTTGTCGGGCGCCGCCCGGCGGCTCGGAGTCGAGCACTCCACCGTGGCGAGGCGTGTCGAGGCGCTGGAAAGGTCATTGGGTATCAGGCTCTTCGACCGCCTGCCCAAAGCCTGGTCATTGACGCCGGAAGGCGAGACGCTGGTCACTCAGGCGGGCCGACTCGATAACGAAGCACTGGCATTCTCGCGGGCAGCGCTCGGTGTTTCCTCCCTTCAGGGAACCGTCCGGGTGTCGGCGCCGCCGGTCTTGGCCGGCCACTTCCTGGCGCCCCGCCTGGCCACGACCCGCGCAAGATGGCAAAACATCGATCTGGAACTGATCGGTGAGTCTCGTGACGCCAATCTGGCGCGGGGCGAAGCGGACCTGGCGATCAGGATGTCGCGGCCCACCGCGCCGGGCCTGGCCGCTCGTTGCATCGGGGAAATGGGTTACGGACTGTATGCAGCTCATGGCTATACCCGCCGCCCCCGCGAAGCCTGGGAGTTTCTTGGTTACGACGATAGCCTCGTACAGGTACCGCAGCAGCGCTGGCTTGCCCAGCTTGCCGGCGATCGGCGCTTCGTATTCAGGAGCAACGATCTTGCGGCACTGCTCAATGCCACACGCGTAGGTCTGGGTATCGCGGTTCTTCCGCATTTTCTGGCTGCGAACGATGATGCCGTGTCGCTGGTATCCGATCCAGTCTGTCCAACGCTACGGCAAATCTGGCTAGTGATGCACCCCGACGTCAAACGTTCGCCGCGTGTACGGCTGCTTGCCGATCTCCTGATCGATCTGGTCAGCGAGGCACAAGCGCTGTTGTCGGGAGCCGCCGCTGACCGATCAACAGGGGCAGTTCCCTCCGGCAACTGA
- a CDS encoding quinone oxidoreductase, producing MTKRESFLGASATSQIIIGHYGNASALTEIEATLPPPGAGEIRVRHTAIGVNFVDIYHRTGLYRLPSLPAVLGVEAAGVVEALGPDVDTVRVGQRIAYAGPPAGSYASARNLRADRAIPLPDDVPDDAVASLLLRGITTHMLFAYVHPLKAGDTVLVHAAAGGLGLVLVQWAKSLGACVIGTVSSPAKAQLAIDHGLDHAIHYRDEDFVAAVMRLTDGQGVDYAIDGIGGKTLLDTLGSVRPYGMVASVGQVAADDSGPLDLSLLGPARSVALSRPGVFRFMTDLVRYREGAMATIRQLQAGLRPTIGAVLPLSEAAEAHRRLESGQTVGTLLLRP from the coding sequence ATGACCAAGCGCGAGTCGTTTCTCGGCGCATCAGCTACGTCCCAGATCATCATTGGTCACTATGGCAACGCATCCGCACTAACCGAAATCGAGGCAACACTCCCCCCGCCAGGGGCCGGTGAAATCCGTGTCCGCCACACGGCGATCGGCGTGAATTTTGTCGATATCTATCACCGAACCGGCCTCTACCGACTGCCTTCGCTCCCCGCCGTTCTCGGGGTCGAGGCGGCCGGAGTGGTCGAGGCGCTCGGGCCGGATGTCGACACGGTCCGGGTCGGCCAACGCATCGCCTATGCCGGCCCACCTGCCGGCAGCTATGCTAGCGCCCGAAACCTGCGGGCCGACAGGGCCATCCCACTGCCCGATGACGTGCCCGACGATGCGGTGGCCAGCCTGCTGTTGCGCGGCATAACCACTCACATGCTGTTCGCCTACGTCCATCCGCTGAAGGCCGGCGATACCGTGCTGGTCCATGCGGCGGCGGGCGGTCTGGGGCTAGTTCTCGTACAGTGGGCAAAGTCCCTGGGTGCCTGCGTCATCGGCACGGTCAGTTCGCCAGCCAAGGCGCAACTGGCCATCGATCATGGTCTTGACCATGCCATCCATTACCGCGATGAGGACTTCGTGGCAGCGGTCATGAGGCTGACCGATGGCCAGGGTGTCGATTACGCCATCGACGGGATCGGTGGCAAGACGCTGCTCGACACCCTCGGTTCCGTCCGCCCCTATGGCATGGTCGCCAGCGTCGGTCAGGTGGCCGCCGACGACTCCGGGCCGCTCGATCTGTCGCTACTCGGCCCGGCGCGTTCGGTGGCACTCTCTCGCCCCGGGGTCTTCCGCTTCATGACGGATCTGGTGCGTTATCGAGAAGGCGCGATGGCTACCATCCGGCAGTTGCAGGCCGGCCTGCGGCCGACGATCGGCGCCGTCCTGCCTTTGAGCGAGGCAGCGGAGGCTCATCGCCGGCTGGAGTCCGGGCAAACCGTGGGCACCCTTCTGCTGCGCCCCTGA
- a CDS encoding alpha/beta fold hydrolase, whose product MTSLRSTALTCCILAQIGLSTSVAATSETRFLERDAGRIAYDDSGGNGSLIVAIPGMGDVRQQYRFLRPRLVGAGYRVVTMDVRGHGESSANWPDYSARAVGSDALALIRQLGAGKAVILGNSFAAGAALWAAHEQPDVVQSIGMLGPILRDLPFDRLTQVMVSIGFAGPWCTWFWMTYWESLFPLTKPADHLAYRDRLAANLKEAGRMDALRTMVALSKSDTEALVGKVSVPVLVVMGSRDPDFNDPVAEAAWLAGKTKAQVALVHGAGHYAHVEVPDQVASEIERFLDRLRGK is encoded by the coding sequence ATGACGTCACTTCGTTCCACGGCCCTGACATGCTGCATCCTGGCGCAGATCGGCTTGTCTACGTCCGTCGCCGCGACGTCTGAAACACGCTTTCTCGAGCGCGACGCCGGACGCATCGCCTATGACGACAGTGGCGGCAACGGTTCGCTAATCGTCGCGATTCCGGGCATGGGCGACGTCAGGCAGCAATACCGCTTCCTTCGCCCGCGCCTGGTCGGGGCCGGGTATCGCGTTGTTACCATGGATGTTCGTGGTCATGGCGAATCATCGGCGAATTGGCCGGACTATTCGGCTCGGGCCGTTGGCAGCGACGCACTCGCCCTGATTCGCCAACTCGGGGCAGGCAAGGCGGTCATTCTTGGCAATTCATTCGCCGCCGGCGCCGCGCTTTGGGCTGCTCACGAGCAACCTGACGTGGTCCAGAGCATAGGCATGCTCGGCCCCATCCTGCGGGATCTGCCGTTCGATCGGTTGACCCAGGTCATGGTCAGCATCGGCTTTGCCGGTCCCTGGTGCACGTGGTTCTGGATGACCTACTGGGAAAGCCTGTTTCCCTTGACCAAGCCGGCCGACCATCTGGCCTATCGTGATCGTTTGGCTGCCAATCTCAAGGAAGCCGGACGCATGGATGCGTTGCGGACCATGGTCGCGTTATCCAAGTCCGATACGGAGGCACTGGTCGGCAAGGTTTCCGTTCCAGTGCTGGTCGTCATGGGCAGCCGCGATCCGGATTTCAACGATCCTGTCGCGGAAGCTGCCTGGCTGGCCGGGAAGACGAAAGCCCAGGTTGCGCTGGTTCACGGCGCAGGGCATTACGCCCATGTCGAAGTTCCCGACCAGGTTGCGAGTGAAATCGAACGCTTTCTCGACCGACTCAGAGGTAAATGA
- a CDS encoding SDR family NAD(P)-dependent oxidoreductase, whose product MNSSQKAVAVITGGGTGIGRATSEKLAAAGCAVAIVYSRSDVEANNTVEAIRAKGQDAISIRSDIADDAQVRRMMAVVVEAFGNITYLVNNAGITRQLPFADLDAIADDTWDELFAGNVKGAFNCCRAAAPYLRAMPDGAIVNVGSIAGETGYGSSLPYAVSKAALHGMTKSLARVLAPEIRVNCIAPGAVETRWWSGNEVKMRQLSGNLPLQRISTPEDIADSIWLLLTSRSMTGQIVKAENGQTL is encoded by the coding sequence ATGAACAGCTCACAAAAAGCAGTCGCCGTTATCACTGGCGGCGGTACGGGCATCGGTCGGGCCACAAGCGAGAAGTTGGCGGCGGCCGGCTGCGCAGTGGCAATCGTCTATTCGCGAAGCGATGTTGAAGCCAACAACACTGTTGAGGCCATCCGCGCAAAAGGTCAGGACGCCATCTCCATCCGAAGCGATATCGCCGACGACGCCCAGGTCCGACGCATGATGGCGGTAGTCGTCGAGGCTTTCGGCAACATCACGTATCTTGTCAATAATGCCGGTATTACCAGGCAACTGCCGTTCGCCGATCTGGATGCGATTGCCGACGATACCTGGGACGAGCTCTTCGCGGGCAACGTCAAAGGCGCCTTCAATTGCTGCCGGGCCGCAGCACCGTACCTGCGTGCGATGCCCGACGGCGCAATCGTCAACGTCGGCAGTATTGCCGGAGAAACCGGTTACGGCTCGTCCCTCCCCTATGCCGTTTCCAAGGCGGCCCTGCACGGTATGACCAAATCCTTGGCGCGTGTCCTGGCGCCCGAGATTCGTGTCAACTGCATTGCCCCCGGGGCTGTCGAAACACGCTGGTGGTCCGGCAACGAAGTCAAAATGCGCCAACTCTCAGGCAACCTCCCCCTGCAGCGTATCTCGACACCTGAAGACATTGCCGACAGCATCTGGCTTCTGCTCACATCCCGCTCAATGACCGGCCAGATCGTCAAAGCCGAGAACGGGCAGACCCTTTGA